Proteins encoded within one genomic window of Mya arenaria isolate MELC-2E11 chromosome 13, ASM2691426v1:
- the LOC128215087 gene encoding endoplasmic reticulum metallopeptidase 1-like: MAAPMDENYLRNRLGKSAAFDANGTDIEHDNKKSAKRKVNGAYLFTCVFVFYLAIFIFVRFRSFSFPLPKSQDKHSPKDVFYETNARIHLKEFSLHGPRVVGSDANEVYAYQYILKQLRTIQTEKNPLKDILIDEQNATGSFDIEFLSDFVSVYRNIKNVAAMVKSETGSKHSLLMSCHFDSSIDSPGAGDNAISCAVMIEVLRVFSQMKEKIDHNIIFLFNGAEENLLQASHGFITKHPWAKSIRAFVNIDSAGAGGWEVVFQTGPSHPWLVRAYAESAPYPSGSIMGQEMFQSGIIPSDTDFRIYRDFGEIPGLDIAYITNGYVYHTQNDKTRYIQPGCVQRGGETLLALLKKLSSSSHLIDPGEDKHGTMIFFDFVGYVMIFYPQSVAVMINSALVATIVFRILRKTLNMVPSDQQDPKYLKNLLTAVVCLVLTWVAMVMTCVAMALGITLLGGNMSWFTHNYNLVPLYVLPSIIVIILLQDTFHNTIFKNNSMWYNEQVFFEATLSVWSSLLLLMTLKGIGSAFMPMLYVLGPLVVRDRTMWASKAWNWRDQPWSFVALHLLSLLVPVLMTIYAGHAVFVLFIPIFGRTGTSVNADVAIGALCAILLVPLTGYLVSLCYLCHGLRRVCAVLGGVSLVWLAVILLTPLGFPYSADLEQPSPMRLLALHSVRRSRDSSGTVVHEDSGILLLPFDYSNNTHLVKAIPRLSEAKDIDCELGPYCGVPYLIPIISMIHPKHSLYLPVKSHTRPPVQCVLTKKQYEQSSGYTRLDFDISGPDHFTVQVRPHAGVSLERWSVSEYVPEPAAMPHDVNETTYFVYYSHGQKPDGPWQFSIYLKTAPGHDESKGLVDMGLSGHYLHSAEKHTKEMDAFLAEAPNWTTSVSWAATWDGYVF, translated from the exons ATGGCAGCGCCCATGGATGAGAACTATTTGAGAAACCGTTTAGGGAAGTCAGCTGCTTTTGACGCCAATGGAACTGATATAGAACATGACAATAAGAAATCTGCCAAAAGAAAAGTCAATGGAGCTTATCTATTTACTTGCGTCTTCGTATTTTACCTTGCAATATTCATATTTGTGCGGTTTCGTTCATTTTCATTTCCTCTTCCGAAAAGCCAAGATAAACACTCCCCGAAGgatgtgttttatgaaactaatGCTAGAATTCATTTGAAGGAATTTTCCTTACACGGACCTCGGGTTGTAGGAAGTGATGCTAATGAAGTTTATGCATATCAGTACATTTTAAAGCAGTTGAGGACaattcaaacagaaaaaaatccacTCAAGGACATCCTTATTGATGAGCAAAATGCAACTGGTTCATTTGATATAGAATTTTTATCTGACTTTGTAAGTGTATatagaaacattaaaaatgttgCAGCAATGGTAAAATCAGAAACAGGATCAAAACACAGCTTGCTGATGAGTTGCCATTTTGACAGTTCCATTGACAGTCCAG gcGCTGGAGATAATGCAATTAGCTGTGCTGTAATGATAGAAGTCTTAAGAGTATTTTCCCAGATGAAAGAAAAAATCGACCATAATATCATATTCCTGTTCAATGGGGCTGAAGAAAACCTATTACAG GCAAGTCATGGGTTCATTACAAAACATCCTTGGGCAAAGTCCATCCGAGCCTTTGTTAACATTGACTCAGCTGGGGCTGGAGGCTGGGAAGTTGTCTTTCAAACAG GTCCCTCCCACCCTTGGCTGGTGCGGGCGTATGCAGAGTCTGCTCCCTACCCGAGTGGCTCCATCATGGGACAGGAAATGTTCCAGAGTGGCATTATTCCTTCAGACACAGACTTCCGTATCTACAGAGACTTTGGTGAAATACCAG GATTGGACATTGCGTACATTACGAATGGTTATGTGTACCACACACAGAATGACAAGACCAGATACATCCAACCAGGCTGTGTACAAAGGGGAG GTGAAACCCTTCTGGCTCTACTAAAGAAGCTGTCCTCCTCCTCCCACCTGATAGACCCGGGGGAAGACAAACACGGAACCATGATCTTCTTTGACTTTGTTGGATATGTGATGATCTTCTATCCACAGAGCGTTGCTGTTATGATCAACAGCGCGCTTGTGGCCACAATTGTGTTCAGAATTCTACGCAAGACATTAAACATGGTCCCGTCAG ATCAACAGGATCCCAAGTACCTGAAAAACCTACTGACGGCAGTGGTGTGTTTGGTGTTGACCTGGGTTGCTATGGTGATGACGTGTGTTGCCATGGCACTGGGGATTACCTTGCTAGGGGGAAACATGAGCTGGTTCACACACAACTACAACCTTGTCCCCCTGTATGTCCTTCCATCCATCATTGTCATCATTCTCCTACAAGACACCTTTCATAATACTATTTTTAAG AACAACAGTATGTGGTACAATGAGCAGGTGTTTTTTGAGGCGACACTGAGTGTGTGGAGCAGTCTCCTGCTTTTGATGACCTTGAAGGGTATTGGCAGCGCCTTCATGCCCATGTTATATGTGCTGGGGCCTCTAGTGGTCAGGGACAGGACAATGTGGGCTTCCAAGGCATGGAACTGGAGAG ACCAGCCATGGAGTTTTGTGGCCCTGCATTTGTTATCCCTGCTGGTTCCAGTCCTAATGACGATCTATGCGGGCCACGCTGTGTTTGTTCTCTTCATCCCCATATTTGGCAGGACGGGAACCTCTGTCAATGCTGATGTGGCTATAGGGGCGCTGTGTGCCATACTTCTTGTGCCTCTCACTGGATACTTG GTGAGCTTATGTTACCTGTGCCATGGTTTGAGGCGTGTGTGTGCGGTGCTGGGGGGAGTCTCTCTTGTGTGGTTGGCAGTCATTTTGCTAACACCGCTGGGGTTCCCGTACAGCGCAGACCTAGAGCAGCCATCGCCCATGAGACTCCTTGCCTTG CATTCAGTGCGCCGATCACGTGACTCCAGTGGGACAGTGGTGCACGAGGACTCGGGGATTCTACTGCTGCCATTTGACTATAGTAACAACACACACCTTGTTAAGGCCATTCCCAGGCTAAGTGAGGCAAAGGACATAGATTGTGAACTGGGTCCATATTGCGGGGTTCCATATCTCATTCCTATCATCAGTATGATACATCCAAA ACACAGCTTATACTTGCCAGTGAAAAGTCACACTAGACCTCCGGTACAGTGTGTCCTCACCAAGAAACAGTATGAGCAGTCTTCAGGCTATACCAGGCTCGACTTTGACATCTCAG GACCTGACCACTTCACAGTGCAGGTACGGCCCCATGCAGGTGTTAGTCTGGAGCGCTGGAGTGTGAGTGAATATGTTCCGGAGCCTGCAGCCATGCCACATGATGTTAACGAGACCACATACTTTGTGTATTACTCACACGGTCAGAAGCCTGATGGGCCATGGCAGTTTTCTATCTACCTAAAG ACTGCTCCTGGACATGACGAGTCAAAGGGCCTGGTTGACATGGGTCTGTCCGGTCACTACCTGCACAGCGCTGAGAAACACACGAAGGAGATGGACGCCTTCCTGGCCGAGGCCCCAAACTGGACGACTTCTGTCAGCTGGGCTGCAACATGGGACGGATACGTGTTTTAA
- the LOC128215585 gene encoding src kinase-associated phosphoprotein 2-like — MTTFHENVKNILADVEKFLNETLKKEKLGKKSQEHRQQILERLTYLYEEHPQLAPTKGQDSLSVADESSMTGGSNKSDESEDTANYIDAGVSLIAASDIKDPLFAGLLDKKQRKGAGLLGPKLQQRFCVIHKGVFYYYEKQKDKKQCGSFKLEGYKFRNAPDITTKKNQKELCFEIYSDDDTKRVYQFIAKNKEDFDSVEQFVGSGGYELIEEDIYEEVGADQPLPRTPVQSLPPPPPPSVTMTGPVAGPEEDYVEDVAIMPPPPPLTEESERGPEPPRPPPLSTLRAPPPMPPSVPPPPSPKSPHKVPNTPVEPIQDEIYDEAISKTEEAPPVIPGRQDGKVRHIRNMPLPPPPTVKTKINVNIICDPREDFENIYFGKWDCSSETGSELSFKKGDMIYIISRQFDEKSWWIGEHNGKYGLVPKTFLAPAYTPVEQ; from the exons ATGACTACTTTTCACGAAAACGTCAAGAACATTTTGGCAG ATGTGGAGAAGTTCCTCAACGAGACGTTGAAGAAGGAGAAGCTGGGGAAGAAGAGTCAGGAACACCGGCAGCAGATCCTTGAGAGACTGACCTACCTGTATGAGGAACACCCACAGTTGGCCCCCACCAAGGGGCAGGACTCACTATCAG tgGCTGATGAATCATCAATGACCGGTGGCAGTAATAAATCAGATGAGAGTGAAGACACTGCAAACTATATAGAtg CTGGTGTCAGCCTGATAGCAGCAAGTGACATTAAGGATCCACTGTTTGCTGGCCTCTTGGACAAGAAACAGAGGAAGGGAGCCG GTCTGCTGGGCCCGAAGTTACAGCAGCGTTTCTGTGTGATACACAAGGGAGTATTCTACTACTATGAGAAACAGAAGGACAAGAAACAATGTGGATCATTCAAGCTTGAAG GTTACAAGTTTCGGAATGCCCCGGACATTACCACAAAGAAGAACCAGAAGGAGTTATGTTTCGAGATCTACAGCGACGATGACACCAAAAGGGTTTATCAG TTCATTGCGAAAAACAAGGAGGACTTTGATTCCGTGGAACAGTTTGTTGGCAGTGGTGGATATGAGTTGATAG AGGAGGACATTTATGAAGAGGTTGGTGCAGACCAGCCCCTTCCCCGAACCCCAGTCCAGTCACtgcccccacccccacccccatcAGTGACTATGACAGGGCCTGTGGCGGGACCAGAAGAGGATTATGTAGAGGATGTTGCCATCatgcccccacccccacccctcACGGAGGAGTCAGAGAGAGGTCCAGAACCACCACGTCCCCCACCACTTAGCACTCTTCGGGCCCCACCCCCTATGCCTCCCTCAGTTCCACCTCCACCCTCACCTAAAAGTCCACACAAAGTGCCGAATACACCAGTGGAACCAATACAGGACGAGATTTATGACGAAGCAATAAGCAAAACAGAAGAAGCACCGCCTGTCATACCAGGTAGGCAAGATGGAAAAGTCAGGCATATCCGAAACATGCCTCTCCCCCCACCTCCCACAGTGAAAACCAAAATCAATGTGAACATCATCTGCGATCCACGAGAAGACTTCGAGAATATATACTTTGGAAAATGGGACTGCAGCAGTGAGACAGGAAGTGAGCTGAGTTTCAAGAAGGGAGATATGATCTACATTATAAGCCGCCAGTTTGACGAGAAGTCATGGTGGATTGGGGAACACAATGGCAAATATGGACTTGTACCCAAAACCTTCCTGGCACCTGCTTACACGCCAGTTGAGCAGTGA